A region of the Drosophila ananassae strain 14024-0371.13 chromosome XL, ASM1763931v2, whole genome shotgun sequence genome:
GAGCTGGAGGCGGCCGGAGTGAAGACGGCCGAACGACGCGATCTACGCACTCTCACCTACAAGGAGCTGACCCGTCTCCTGGCCCTCTGGCACCTCTCCCAGGGCCGCAACTACTACGAGGCCGCCGAGGAGGAGAAGAGGAAGGAGAGGGAGAAGGAGCCGGCTCCCGTCTACCACCACTAGAGACCACCATCAGCGCCTATTTGTTGATTTTAAGAGCTATTGTTTATTGAGTTCGAATGTTAGGGTCAAAGTTCAGCGAATAAAATGTGACACGAAAAGGGAACAGCTTACAACTACCTCCAGGATAGGTGCCCTTCCTCCCTCCCTGTAACCCGATCCCGTTTAGAGCTTCGTTAGGCCACATCCTTGTGCTTCTCCCACTCGATCTCGTCGAGTCGCGGCAGAGCCGAGGGCGCATCCACCGAGACGCCACCAATCTCCGAACTGGTGCCGGTGACCACCAGACGTGGCACCTGCCGCCTCTGCAGGCGCTTCGCCAGCGGCGGCACGAACAGGTCGTGCTTGATGAGGGTGCAGTCCGCGTCCTGGTAGATCCTCCGGTTGCTGTCCCAGCCGAGCAGGGCGCACAGCCAGGAGAGGAGCCAGCCCCCGAAGAAGGTCACCACGAAGCCCAGAGCGGCATACCACATGTAGCTAATCCGGTACAGGTAGAAGTAGTGATCGTCCGCAGAGTCCTCCTCGCCCGAGGCCTTCGCCTTAAGGAAGATATCCCGAGCGTAGCTCCTGTTGACAGGGCATCCCTCCGTGGACATGTCCAGGCCGACCAGCGGCGGCTTCGGCTGCCCGAATCCTATCCAGAAGCAGAACGCCAGCGAGATGACCAGTCCGGCCGTGGCCCCCTTGCCATTGGCCGAGGTGACGTACATGCCGAGGGTGAAGAGTCCCAGCAGCGGCCCGCCCACAATCCCGAAGATGGAGAGCGCCGCCTGCAGCAGACCGCCAATGGAGCCGGCCATGAAGGCCATACCGATGCAGAGGGCGCCGTAGAAGATGGACAGCAGCTTGGAGTACCAGAGGGTCTGCTGGTCGGAGAGCGACCGCTTCGCCACGAAGTGCATCAGGGGCTTGAGGTAGTCCTCCAGGGTGACGGCGGCCAGGGAGCTGATGATCGAGCTGATCGTGGAGAGGCTGGCGCAGAAGATGCCCGACACGAAGAGCCCGGAGAGGCCGGTGTACTCGCCCATGGTGTCCACCACGAAGAGCGGCATGACCTGGTCGCGGGAGTTGACCCGCCCCTCCAGCAGCGGGTCGCAGGTGCGGTAGTACCAGTAGATGCACAGCCCCGAGAAGCAGGTGCTCACGCTCAGCAGGCACAGGATGGGCAGGCACCACCACAGGGCCGCCTTGGCGGCGCCCAGACTCCGCACCGCCAGCAGCCGCTGCACCTGGGTCTGATTCACGCCATAGATGGCCAGGTAGGTGGCACTGCCGCCGAGGATCTGGGTGAACCACGTGTGCCGCGTCGTCGGATCCACACTGAAGTTGGTGATGTCGATCCGGCCGTTCTCCTGGGCCACGCGCCAGATCTCGCCCAGGCTGCCCGCCTTCACCCACGCGCAGATGATCACACTGAAGATGGCGACGAACATGAGCAGCGACTGGTAGATGTCGGTGATGAGGACGGCCTTCATCCCGCCCAGCGTCGCATAGAAGGTGCACACCACGCCCACGATCACGATGGAGAAGATCTGGTTCAGGCCGGTGACCGCCTCCAGGGCCAGGGCCGGGGCGTACACCACGATGCCCATGTAGAGCACCATCTGCAGCGTGAAGCTGAGCGAGGCGGCCAGTCGGGTTCCGTATCCGAACCGAATCTCCAGGTACTCGTACACGCTGGCCGTCTTCAGACGGTAGAAGACCGGAAGGATGAGGTGGGCGGCTATCGGCGTGGACACGATGTAGGAGACGTTGATGATGACGAACATGGTGCCGTACTGATAGATCTCCATCGACACGCCCAGCAGGGTGATGGCGGACATGAAGCTGGTCATCAGGCTGAAGGCCACCGGGGTGATGCCCATGGAGCGGCCCGCCAGCAGGTACTCGGTGGTGGTGCTCTGCCGGCTGCCCGCGAAGCGATAGTACAGGCCGATGGCCACCGAAATGGCCAGCACCACCGCCAAAATGGTGTAATCCCAGGCGCCTAAAGTGGCCATGACTGTCCGTTGTCCGTTTGCAGCTGCTTTCTTCTGGCCAAGAAATTAGCGGCCCTCTAATCGCACATCTAATCGCTCCGGCAACGGTTACGGGAATGACTACGGCTGCGTTTACGGCTGATAAGTGTGTGGCCCTAAATGTGCGCGACGGCgacggcagcggcggcggtggcggtggcccCTCTTGAGATTCGGCGACAGCGGAACACGAGCACAGAGTCTTGAGAGTCCGTCGGTCGTTGGCGAAATGATGGGCCGCCAAAGGAGGCGGTTCTATTAGCCGCTAACTGGGCCATCAACGTTCGGCCGTTTACGACCCCGCCGAGAGATAGCGCTGCCGGGGATTGCCCATCGCGAGTGGCgggtggctggtggctggAGGACCAAAAAGCCTCTCCTCGCGGCCTCCGAgcctggttttttattttggctgACTACACAGCTACAGAGAGTTAAGCCaaccataaatatttatttgcccGCTCGCTGGCTgggcaattgcaattgcaattgtaATTGTTTTTGCTCTCCTCCTCCCCCGCCACGTAACACAAAATGTACTTGTTTGCCTTACGATTTTTACGAGAGagaattaattaataaacacCAGCGATTGAGGGCGGGACGTCAGTCAGAGGCCCAACAGAGCACAACAAGTGGAGGCGAATAAAAGGACACTGTCACTGCCCAGTGTCGCATAGGCCATGGACTATGTAGTCTGTGGAAGTGGACTTGAGTGTTACAGTGACCTTATCCAAAGTCTAACTAACCACCAGACTACAAACACCATAAAGCATAGCGTGTGATAAGGCCTTAATGGAGGCCCCAAAAATAGTGCGCTCCGTCCATAAATCTGGTCCATATAGATCTATCTATATGGCACGCACTAGCAATAGCACTCCATATAAACACACACTGGGTAAAAATAATAGTAGCTCTAGAGAGATTCTTAACTATTTTTGGGTCTCACCCGAGACTAGAGTAggattataaaaaaaatataaacaaaaagcatAGAAAGAAGGCCTTTTTGACTTACAGTCACTTGATACCAGCCATAGCTATTCGGGACTAGCTTTCCGAACTTTCCACGTGGAATCGGTGATCCTCGGCGACGGGATGTGGGTCGCTCCTAGAAGTTAGTTTCAATAAGTAGGTGGACTTGGTCTAAAGAGATAGATGGAGGCATACCTTCGCATTGGTGGTCATTTCATTCATATCGTCATCATCGTCCCAGCGACGGAAGTCCTCGAGGCGCAGCTTAACATCCTTCTTGTTGTTGGGAAACTGCGAGGGCTTGAAGCTGACCCGCCGCTTGTTACGGTCCTTGCGGCGTTGATGGTCCTCCAGATCTGAAGGATGATTGGTTCATTCGTCCATCACTGATCACTGTAAGCTGTAGCTCCCATTTACTTACCATCATAGTCTTTTAGGGCAGAGTAACGCGATCCGCCGCCACTACCactgccgccgctgccgccatTTCCAgcattattgttgttgtaacGCTGGCCACCGCCTCCGCCGCGCCTAGGCATCCTTAATGAATTGAGAATCCGCTTGGTAACAAATACCGCTTGGCTCAGcacgttttttattttttagttgttGTTCCGCTCCTCtcgattgttgttgctgctatGCCGAGTGTGACACACTGACGACTCTCTGTcgaatttccactgaatactGCTAACAAGTCGACGCCCGCCTCCTCCGACACACGTCTCGGGGATTGCTATGCCTTCTTGTGTTCTAAATCTACGATTCAGTTGTAGTTTTGGCTGGAATAAAGGGAGATTTTACGCCAAACTCTTGTTTCAAATTTCGACACAAAGCAACGCAATTTcgtgaaatttattttttattgtcttgTGGTGGGAGTTATGGCCAACTATCGATACTAGTGATACTAGTGATGGAACTTGGGaaaattattttctaaattcaatttattttgcgTTATCGGTAAAGGATTATAAACTTTATTATACTATTATACTTTATTACACATGTtctttattataatatatataaataactaATTACAGTCTTAAATATCGCGTACCTTAAATATCGTTAAAATATTCACAATCGGTTAACAAATTTGGCAACAAAATAGGCTTAATGTTAAGCAGAACCTACATTCTCTTAAAGTAATCTTAAAACGATTCCCCATTTATTTCAATAGAgttccatttaaaaataatattgtaatatTTAAAGTTGCGAGCC
Encoded here:
- the LOC6502973 gene encoding putative sodium-dependent multivitamin transporter, whose protein sequence is MATLGAWDYTILAVVLAISVAIGLYYRFAGSRQSTTTEYLLAGRSMGITPVAFSLMTSFMSAITLLGVSMEIYQYGTMFVIINVSYIVSTPIAAHLILPVFYRLKTASVYEYLEIRFGYGTRLAASLSFTLQMVLYMGIVVYAPALALEAVTGLNQIFSIVIVGVVCTFYATLGGMKAVLITDIYQSLLMFVAIFSVIICAWVKAGSLGEIWRVAQENGRIDITNFSVDPTTRHTWFTQILGGSATYLAIYGVNQTQVQRLLAVRSLGAAKAALWWCLPILCLLSVSTCFSGLCIYWYYRTCDPLLEGRVNSRDQVMPLFVVDTMGEYTGLSGLFVSGIFCASLSTISSIISSLAAVTLEDYLKPLMHFVAKRSLSDQQTLWYSKLLSIFYGALCIGMAFMAGSIGGLLQAALSIFGIVGGPLLGLFTLGMYVTSANGKGATAGLVISLAFCFWIGFGQPKPPLVGLDMSTEGCPVNRSYARDIFLKAKASGEEDSADDHYFYLYRISYMWYAALGFVVTFFGGWLLSWLCALLGWDSNRRIYQDADCTLIKHDLFVPPLAKRLQRRQVPRLVVTGTSSEIGGVSVDAPSALPRLDEIEWEKHKDVA